One genomic window of Daphnia pulex isolate KAP4 chromosome 10, ASM2113471v1 includes the following:
- the LOC124205875 gene encoding DNA ligase 1-like isoform X4 — translation MPTSTASLSLSRPGSSRNTGSGVGQPQQPASTEPVVPPWRRVSRQENNAMDSTRLRLIIPPPPPPPSAMAPPPPPPPPPPPAPAVQKREVPEHVAVKLEKYKKTPRKRPDWASMMKEIEVGKQLKRVQTNDRSRPILPQAKAKGKFVYESEKPASDNVANQILLEIQKGVRLKKTKCNDRSRPILNGLGVFRRQVSTVEVDPAEPTTPLIEPEADYDDIDKVRDDLQSTKQLLEIELVNRRKIDEENANLQKEIRRLKEELASGGGGGLKSSSSVAPSYGSTRRSSSTNHFAPETSSILKKSTSKMMMMNKNKKSAKKDSSDEDEDSDEDFGDLDAVEEEMNALRGQAELARKTAEEFENRYKETANQLVTTQAEMEDLEMKVAVLKKKLRKAQEMNGGGEPEEAELRDFGTQTDPIEPPPPVVESRPSRSHSKRDLRKQMSRQDSRGSNVSSANNNPVDSEEEEEEEEEEDEAAAYLKAQKRELALLASRLRSTKDKEKNVRNERIALHLQLKKFRIDLKDEKKKYVGLKKEVDGMAVMMNEVGEDEKVEFVVEEVEVTDSEEEEEEDEDDEEEEDDDDDDIEDVEEEESDEDTESDEMETRMDKYNDRLRHHDNTLNTLKKGNYLLKSKVDMAQEELRKERSRYSALEIELNNCLAELG, via the exons ATGCCGACATCCACTGCGAGCTTATCGCTGTCTCGGCCCGGCAGTAGCCGAAACACAGGCAGCGGCGTTGGTCAACCGCAGCAGCCGGCCAGTACTGAGCCCGTCGTTCCGCCTTGGCGTAGAGTGTCTCGACAGGAAAATAACGCAATGGATTCCACAAGACTTCGTCTTATAATTCCacctccgcctcctccgccaTCAGCCATGGCtccgccaccacctcctccaccgccaccaccaccagctccAGCAGTTCAGA agCGGGAAGTACCCGAACATGTCGCAGTCAAACTGGAAAAGTACAAGAAGACGCCTCGGAAACGGCCCGATTGGGCGTCGATGATGAAAGAGATTGAAGTAGGTAAACAACTGAAACGGGTGCAGACCAACGACCGGAGCCGGCCCATCTTGCCCCAAGCCAAAGCCAAAGGAAAG TTCGTCTACGAATCAGAAAAGCCAGCCAGCGATAATGTAGCCAACCAGATCCTGTTGGAAATCCAGAAAGGTGTTCGACTGAAGAAGACAAAATGCAACGACCGATCGAGACCCATTTTAAACG GTCTGGGAGTGTTCCGGAGACAAGTGAGCACCGTGGAAGTGGATCCAGCCGAACCGACAACTCCTTTGATTGAACCAGAGGCCGATTACGACGATATTGACAAAGTCCGGGACGATTTGCAATCCACCAAGCAGCTACTCGAAATTGAGTTGGTTAATCGTCGTAAAATCGACGAAGAAAATGCCAACCTACAGAAAGAGATCCGCCGATTGAAGGAAGAACTTgccagtggtggtggtggtggtctgAAATCTTCATCCTCTGTGGCTCCCTCTTACGGCTCGACTAGAAGATCTTCCTCGACCAACCACTTCGCACCGGAAACTTCTTCGATACTGAAGAAATCCACTtcaaaaatgatgatgatgaacaagaataaaaaatcagcCAAAAAGGATTCGAGCGATGAAGACGAAGATTCAGACGAGGATTTCGGCGATCTGGACgcggtagaagaagaaatgaacgCCCTGAGAGGACAGGCCGAATTGGCCCGTAAGACTGCCGAAGAATTCGAAAACCGTTACAAGGAAACGGCCAATCAATTGGTGACGACTCAGGCCGAGATGGAAGATTTGGAAATGAAAGTGGCCgttttaaagaagaaactcCGCAAAGCCCAGGAAATGAACGGCGGCGGAGAGCCGGAAGAGGCGGAATTACGCGATTTCGGTACCCAAACGGACCCGATAGAACCGCCGCCTCCAGTTGTCGAGAGCCGGCCATCTCGATCGCATAGTAAACGTGACCTGCGCAAGCAAATGTCTCGGCAGGACTCGCGCGGAAGCAACGTCAGTTCGGCCAACAACAATCCAGTGGATagtgaagaagaggaagaggaagaagaagaagaggacgaagCGGCCGCTTATCTCAAGGCCCAAAAACGAGAACTGGCCTTGTTGGCATCTCGATTGCGTTCAACCAAGGACAAGGAGAAGAATGTGCGGAATGAGCGAATCGCCCTTCATCTCCAGTTGAAGAAATTCCGCATCGACTTGAaggacgagaaaaagaa GTACGTCGGGTTGAAGAAGGAGGTCGACGGCATGGCCGTTATGATGAACGAAGTCGGCGAAGATGAAAAAGTAGAATTTGTCGTCGAAGAAGTCGAAGTGACGgacagcgaagaagaagaggaagaagatgaagatgatgaagaagaagaggacgacgacgacgacgatatcGAAGAT gtggaagaagaagaaagtgatgaAGATACGGAGAGCGACGAAATGGAGACGAGGATGGACAAGTATAACGACCGATTACGTCACCATGACAACACGCTCAATACACTGAAAAAGGGCAACTATTTGCTCAAATCCAAAGTGGACATGGCTCAGGAGGAGTTGCGCAAAGAGCGCAGCCGGTACTCGGCCCTGGAAATCGAACTCAACAACTGTCTGGCAGAGCTcggttga
- the LOC124205875 gene encoding DNA ligase 1-like isoform X2 — MPTSTASLSLSRPGSSRNTGSGVGQPQQPASTEPVVPPWRRVSRQENNAMDSTRLRLIIPPPPPPPSAMAPPPPPPPPPPPAPAVQKREVPEHVAVKLEKYKKTPRKRPDWASMMKEIEVGKQLKRVQTNDRSRPILPQAKAKGKVLPGQTFTPITCPDDEANTKEVFVYESEKPASDNVANQILLEIQKGVRLKKTKCNDRSRPILNGLGVFRRQVSTVEVDPAEPTTPLIEPEADYDDIDKVRDDLQSTKQLLEIELVNRRKIDEENANLQKEIRRLKEELASGGGGGLKSSSSVAPSYGSTRRSSSTNHFAPETSSILKKSTSKMMMMNKNKKSAKKDSSDEDEDSDEDFGDLDAVEEEMNALRGQAELARKTAEEFENRYKETANQLVTTQAEMEDLEMKVAVLKKKLRKAQEMNGGGEPEEAELRDFGTQTDPIEPPPPVVESRPSRSHSKRDLRKQMSRQDSRGSNVSSANNNPVDSEEEEEEEEEEDEAAAYLKAQKRELALLASRLRSTKDKEKNVRNERIALHLQLKKFRIDLKDEKKKYVGLKKEVDGMAVMMNEVGEDEKVEFVVEEVEVTDSEEEEEEDEDDEEEEDDDDDDIEDVEEEESDEDTESDEMETRMDKYNDRLRHHDNTLNTLKKGNYLLKSKVDMAQEELRKERSRYSALEIELNNCLAELG; from the exons ATGCCGACATCCACTGCGAGCTTATCGCTGTCTCGGCCCGGCAGTAGCCGAAACACAGGCAGCGGCGTTGGTCAACCGCAGCAGCCGGCCAGTACTGAGCCCGTCGTTCCGCCTTGGCGTAGAGTGTCTCGACAGGAAAATAACGCAATGGATTCCACAAGACTTCGTCTTATAATTCCacctccgcctcctccgccaTCAGCCATGGCtccgccaccacctcctccaccgccaccaccaccagctccAGCAGTTCAGA agCGGGAAGTACCCGAACATGTCGCAGTCAAACTGGAAAAGTACAAGAAGACGCCTCGGAAACGGCCCGATTGGGCGTCGATGATGAAAGAGATTGAAGTAGGTAAACAACTGAAACGGGTGCAGACCAACGACCGGAGCCGGCCCATCTTGCCCCAAGCCAAAGCCAAAGGAAAGGTACTTCCCGGTCAAACGTTTACGCCCATCACCTGCCCAGACGACGAAGCAAACACGAAAGAAGTG TTCGTCTACGAATCAGAAAAGCCAGCCAGCGATAATGTAGCCAACCAGATCCTGTTGGAAATCCAGAAAGGTGTTCGACTGAAGAAGACAAAATGCAACGACCGATCGAGACCCATTTTAAACG GTCTGGGAGTGTTCCGGAGACAAGTGAGCACCGTGGAAGTGGATCCAGCCGAACCGACAACTCCTTTGATTGAACCAGAGGCCGATTACGACGATATTGACAAAGTCCGGGACGATTTGCAATCCACCAAGCAGCTACTCGAAATTGAGTTGGTTAATCGTCGTAAAATCGACGAAGAAAATGCCAACCTACAGAAAGAGATCCGCCGATTGAAGGAAGAACTTgccagtggtggtggtggtggtctgAAATCTTCATCCTCTGTGGCTCCCTCTTACGGCTCGACTAGAAGATCTTCCTCGACCAACCACTTCGCACCGGAAACTTCTTCGATACTGAAGAAATCCACTtcaaaaatgatgatgatgaacaagaataaaaaatcagcCAAAAAGGATTCGAGCGATGAAGACGAAGATTCAGACGAGGATTTCGGCGATCTGGACgcggtagaagaagaaatgaacgCCCTGAGAGGACAGGCCGAATTGGCCCGTAAGACTGCCGAAGAATTCGAAAACCGTTACAAGGAAACGGCCAATCAATTGGTGACGACTCAGGCCGAGATGGAAGATTTGGAAATGAAAGTGGCCgttttaaagaagaaactcCGCAAAGCCCAGGAAATGAACGGCGGCGGAGAGCCGGAAGAGGCGGAATTACGCGATTTCGGTACCCAAACGGACCCGATAGAACCGCCGCCTCCAGTTGTCGAGAGCCGGCCATCTCGATCGCATAGTAAACGTGACCTGCGCAAGCAAATGTCTCGGCAGGACTCGCGCGGAAGCAACGTCAGTTCGGCCAACAACAATCCAGTGGATagtgaagaagaggaagaggaagaagaagaagaggacgaagCGGCCGCTTATCTCAAGGCCCAAAAACGAGAACTGGCCTTGTTGGCATCTCGATTGCGTTCAACCAAGGACAAGGAGAAGAATGTGCGGAATGAGCGAATCGCCCTTCATCTCCAGTTGAAGAAATTCCGCATCGACTTGAaggacgagaaaaagaa GTACGTCGGGTTGAAGAAGGAGGTCGACGGCATGGCCGTTATGATGAACGAAGTCGGCGAAGATGAAAAAGTAGAATTTGTCGTCGAAGAAGTCGAAGTGACGgacagcgaagaagaagaggaagaagatgaagatgatgaagaagaagaggacgacgacgacgacgatatcGAAGAT gtggaagaagaagaaagtgatgaAGATACGGAGAGCGACGAAATGGAGACGAGGATGGACAAGTATAACGACCGATTACGTCACCATGACAACACGCTCAATACACTGAAAAAGGGCAACTATTTGCTCAAATCCAAAGTGGACATGGCTCAGGAGGAGTTGCGCAAAGAGCGCAGCCGGTACTCGGCCCTGGAAATCGAACTCAACAACTGTCTGGCAGAGCTcggttga
- the LOC124205875 gene encoding DNA ligase 1-like isoform X3, with the protein MVTVQDESAALSPGNTNFKKMPTSTASLSLSRPGSSRNTGSGVGQPQQPASTEPVVPPWRRVSRQENNAMDSTRLRLIIPPPPPPPSAMAPPPPPPPPPPPAPAVQKREVPEHVAVKLEKYKKTPRKRPDWASMMKEIEVGKQLKRVQTNDRSRPILPQAKAKGKFVYESEKPASDNVANQILLEIQKGVRLKKTKCNDRSRPILNGLGVFRRQVSTVEVDPAEPTTPLIEPEADYDDIDKVRDDLQSTKQLLEIELVNRRKIDEENANLQKEIRRLKEELASGGGGGLKSSSSVAPSYGSTRRSSSTNHFAPETSSILKKSTSKMMMMNKNKKSAKKDSSDEDEDSDEDFGDLDAVEEEMNALRGQAELARKTAEEFENRYKETANQLVTTQAEMEDLEMKVAVLKKKLRKAQEMNGGGEPEEAELRDFGTQTDPIEPPPPVVESRPSRSHSKRDLRKQMSRQDSRGSNVSSANNNPVDSEEEEEEEEEEDEAAAYLKAQKRELALLASRLRSTKDKEKNVRNERIALHLQLKKFRIDLKDEKKKYVGLKKEVDGMAVMMNEVGEDEKVEFVVEEVEVTDSEEEEEEDEDDEEEEDDDDDDIEDVEEEESDEDTESDEMETRMDKYNDRLRHHDNTLNTLKKGNYLLKSKVDMAQEELRKERSRYSALEIELNNCLAELG; encoded by the exons ATGCCGACATCCACTGCGAGCTTATCGCTGTCTCGGCCCGGCAGTAGCCGAAACACAGGCAGCGGCGTTGGTCAACCGCAGCAGCCGGCCAGTACTGAGCCCGTCGTTCCGCCTTGGCGTAGAGTGTCTCGACAGGAAAATAACGCAATGGATTCCACAAGACTTCGTCTTATAATTCCacctccgcctcctccgccaTCAGCCATGGCtccgccaccacctcctccaccgccaccaccaccagctccAGCAGTTCAGA agCGGGAAGTACCCGAACATGTCGCAGTCAAACTGGAAAAGTACAAGAAGACGCCTCGGAAACGGCCCGATTGGGCGTCGATGATGAAAGAGATTGAAGTAGGTAAACAACTGAAACGGGTGCAGACCAACGACCGGAGCCGGCCCATCTTGCCCCAAGCCAAAGCCAAAGGAAAG TTCGTCTACGAATCAGAAAAGCCAGCCAGCGATAATGTAGCCAACCAGATCCTGTTGGAAATCCAGAAAGGTGTTCGACTGAAGAAGACAAAATGCAACGACCGATCGAGACCCATTTTAAACG GTCTGGGAGTGTTCCGGAGACAAGTGAGCACCGTGGAAGTGGATCCAGCCGAACCGACAACTCCTTTGATTGAACCAGAGGCCGATTACGACGATATTGACAAAGTCCGGGACGATTTGCAATCCACCAAGCAGCTACTCGAAATTGAGTTGGTTAATCGTCGTAAAATCGACGAAGAAAATGCCAACCTACAGAAAGAGATCCGCCGATTGAAGGAAGAACTTgccagtggtggtggtggtggtctgAAATCTTCATCCTCTGTGGCTCCCTCTTACGGCTCGACTAGAAGATCTTCCTCGACCAACCACTTCGCACCGGAAACTTCTTCGATACTGAAGAAATCCACTtcaaaaatgatgatgatgaacaagaataaaaaatcagcCAAAAAGGATTCGAGCGATGAAGACGAAGATTCAGACGAGGATTTCGGCGATCTGGACgcggtagaagaagaaatgaacgCCCTGAGAGGACAGGCCGAATTGGCCCGTAAGACTGCCGAAGAATTCGAAAACCGTTACAAGGAAACGGCCAATCAATTGGTGACGACTCAGGCCGAGATGGAAGATTTGGAAATGAAAGTGGCCgttttaaagaagaaactcCGCAAAGCCCAGGAAATGAACGGCGGCGGAGAGCCGGAAGAGGCGGAATTACGCGATTTCGGTACCCAAACGGACCCGATAGAACCGCCGCCTCCAGTTGTCGAGAGCCGGCCATCTCGATCGCATAGTAAACGTGACCTGCGCAAGCAAATGTCTCGGCAGGACTCGCGCGGAAGCAACGTCAGTTCGGCCAACAACAATCCAGTGGATagtgaagaagaggaagaggaagaagaagaagaggacgaagCGGCCGCTTATCTCAAGGCCCAAAAACGAGAACTGGCCTTGTTGGCATCTCGATTGCGTTCAACCAAGGACAAGGAGAAGAATGTGCGGAATGAGCGAATCGCCCTTCATCTCCAGTTGAAGAAATTCCGCATCGACTTGAaggacgagaaaaagaa GTACGTCGGGTTGAAGAAGGAGGTCGACGGCATGGCCGTTATGATGAACGAAGTCGGCGAAGATGAAAAAGTAGAATTTGTCGTCGAAGAAGTCGAAGTGACGgacagcgaagaagaagaggaagaagatgaagatgatgaagaagaagaggacgacgacgacgacgatatcGAAGAT gtggaagaagaagaaagtgatgaAGATACGGAGAGCGACGAAATGGAGACGAGGATGGACAAGTATAACGACCGATTACGTCACCATGACAACACGCTCAATACACTGAAAAAGGGCAACTATTTGCTCAAATCCAAAGTGGACATGGCTCAGGAGGAGTTGCGCAAAGAGCGCAGCCGGTACTCGGCCCTGGAAATCGAACTCAACAACTGTCTGGCAGAGCTcggttga
- the LOC124205875 gene encoding FK506-binding protein 5-like isoform X1, whose product MVTVQDESAALSPGNTNFKKMPTSTASLSLSRPGSSRNTGSGVGQPQQPASTEPVVPPWRRVSRQENNAMDSTRLRLIIPPPPPPPSAMAPPPPPPPPPPPAPAVQKREVPEHVAVKLEKYKKTPRKRPDWASMMKEIEVGKQLKRVQTNDRSRPILPQAKAKGKVLPGQTFTPITCPDDEANTKEVFVYESEKPASDNVANQILLEIQKGVRLKKTKCNDRSRPILNGLGVFRRQVSTVEVDPAEPTTPLIEPEADYDDIDKVRDDLQSTKQLLEIELVNRRKIDEENANLQKEIRRLKEELASGGGGGLKSSSSVAPSYGSTRRSSSTNHFAPETSSILKKSTSKMMMMNKNKKSAKKDSSDEDEDSDEDFGDLDAVEEEMNALRGQAELARKTAEEFENRYKETANQLVTTQAEMEDLEMKVAVLKKKLRKAQEMNGGGEPEEAELRDFGTQTDPIEPPPPVVESRPSRSHSKRDLRKQMSRQDSRGSNVSSANNNPVDSEEEEEEEEEEDEAAAYLKAQKRELALLASRLRSTKDKEKNVRNERIALHLQLKKFRIDLKDEKKKYVGLKKEVDGMAVMMNEVGEDEKVEFVVEEVEVTDSEEEEEEDEDDEEEEDDDDDDIEDVEEEESDEDTESDEMETRMDKYNDRLRHHDNTLNTLKKGNYLLKSKVDMAQEELRKERSRYSALEIELNNCLAELG is encoded by the exons ATGCCGACATCCACTGCGAGCTTATCGCTGTCTCGGCCCGGCAGTAGCCGAAACACAGGCAGCGGCGTTGGTCAACCGCAGCAGCCGGCCAGTACTGAGCCCGTCGTTCCGCCTTGGCGTAGAGTGTCTCGACAGGAAAATAACGCAATGGATTCCACAAGACTTCGTCTTATAATTCCacctccgcctcctccgccaTCAGCCATGGCtccgccaccacctcctccaccgccaccaccaccagctccAGCAGTTCAGA agCGGGAAGTACCCGAACATGTCGCAGTCAAACTGGAAAAGTACAAGAAGACGCCTCGGAAACGGCCCGATTGGGCGTCGATGATGAAAGAGATTGAAGTAGGTAAACAACTGAAACGGGTGCAGACCAACGACCGGAGCCGGCCCATCTTGCCCCAAGCCAAAGCCAAAGGAAAGGTACTTCCCGGTCAAACGTTTACGCCCATCACCTGCCCAGACGACGAAGCAAACACGAAAGAAGTG TTCGTCTACGAATCAGAAAAGCCAGCCAGCGATAATGTAGCCAACCAGATCCTGTTGGAAATCCAGAAAGGTGTTCGACTGAAGAAGACAAAATGCAACGACCGATCGAGACCCATTTTAAACG GTCTGGGAGTGTTCCGGAGACAAGTGAGCACCGTGGAAGTGGATCCAGCCGAACCGACAACTCCTTTGATTGAACCAGAGGCCGATTACGACGATATTGACAAAGTCCGGGACGATTTGCAATCCACCAAGCAGCTACTCGAAATTGAGTTGGTTAATCGTCGTAAAATCGACGAAGAAAATGCCAACCTACAGAAAGAGATCCGCCGATTGAAGGAAGAACTTgccagtggtggtggtggtggtctgAAATCTTCATCCTCTGTGGCTCCCTCTTACGGCTCGACTAGAAGATCTTCCTCGACCAACCACTTCGCACCGGAAACTTCTTCGATACTGAAGAAATCCACTtcaaaaatgatgatgatgaacaagaataaaaaatcagcCAAAAAGGATTCGAGCGATGAAGACGAAGATTCAGACGAGGATTTCGGCGATCTGGACgcggtagaagaagaaatgaacgCCCTGAGAGGACAGGCCGAATTGGCCCGTAAGACTGCCGAAGAATTCGAAAACCGTTACAAGGAAACGGCCAATCAATTGGTGACGACTCAGGCCGAGATGGAAGATTTGGAAATGAAAGTGGCCgttttaaagaagaaactcCGCAAAGCCCAGGAAATGAACGGCGGCGGAGAGCCGGAAGAGGCGGAATTACGCGATTTCGGTACCCAAACGGACCCGATAGAACCGCCGCCTCCAGTTGTCGAGAGCCGGCCATCTCGATCGCATAGTAAACGTGACCTGCGCAAGCAAATGTCTCGGCAGGACTCGCGCGGAAGCAACGTCAGTTCGGCCAACAACAATCCAGTGGATagtgaagaagaggaagaggaagaagaagaagaggacgaagCGGCCGCTTATCTCAAGGCCCAAAAACGAGAACTGGCCTTGTTGGCATCTCGATTGCGTTCAACCAAGGACAAGGAGAAGAATGTGCGGAATGAGCGAATCGCCCTTCATCTCCAGTTGAAGAAATTCCGCATCGACTTGAaggacgagaaaaagaa GTACGTCGGGTTGAAGAAGGAGGTCGACGGCATGGCCGTTATGATGAACGAAGTCGGCGAAGATGAAAAAGTAGAATTTGTCGTCGAAGAAGTCGAAGTGACGgacagcgaagaagaagaggaagaagatgaagatgatgaagaagaagaggacgacgacgacgacgatatcGAAGAT gtggaagaagaagaaagtgatgaAGATACGGAGAGCGACGAAATGGAGACGAGGATGGACAAGTATAACGACCGATTACGTCACCATGACAACACGCTCAATACACTGAAAAAGGGCAACTATTTGCTCAAATCCAAAGTGGACATGGCTCAGGAGGAGTTGCGCAAAGAGCGCAGCCGGTACTCGGCCCTGGAAATCGAACTCAACAACTGTCTGGCAGAGCTcggttga